In the bacterium SCSIO 12741 genome, CCTAACAAACAAAGCACCGGTAAAGCCATTGGTCTTGGTAAGGGCGCATACGACGTAACCATTACTGATAGTGTGGGCTGTATTACCTTTGGAAGAGTACGGATTCAAGATCCAAACTCTCCTCAAGTGACCCCTCACGATTTGGTGTTGGATTGTGCTTACGATACCGCCACTGCCGCGGTGAGTGTTGCTGGAGGTTCTCCTCCCTACACGTATCGTTGGAAGCATAACAACAGTGCCAAACACAGTCAACATGGCCTGGTTCCAGGTCGCTACCACCTGTTTCTTTACGATACCATGGGATGTAATATGGACACCTTTGTTCATATCCAATCGCCACCACCGATCCAAGCCACCTTCAGCAATCCAGTGCCCAATGGAAGTCAATACCGAAGTGTAACCGCAACCGTAACCGGTGGTACTCCGGGATATACCACATTGAGTTGGAGCAACGGAGAAACCGGATATACGGCCGATGAGCTGACCAATGGGCGACACTACCTAACGGTGACCGATACCAATGGTTGTACCTATTCCTTTGGACTCAACATCAATGACATTATAAATCAGGTGGAAGGGTTTGATATGGCCCATGACCAGGTTTTCCGAATCTTCCCGAATCCTAACAAAGGGTCCTTCTTTGTAGTTCAGGACGGCGGCTTAGATGAAGAATATAAAGTACTGGTGACCAACCCACTGGGACAGGTAATTAAAAGTGAAAGTGGAATTAATCTTTTAAGTCCCTATTCTTTAGTTATTGAAGATGTGGCCGGATTGTACCATGTAACCGTGGTTAACTCCAAAGGCCAACGTCGATCTATGAAAGTGATGATCCATAGGTAAAAGAGTTGCTACCTTTGGCCAAATGGCTTCACTTGTGAAAATATACCTTTTTATCCTCCTGCTTCTGGCGGGAGGATTGAAGGGTTATTCTCAATATACCCTCCCCTATTTTGAAGATTTTGAACAAGCTCCGGCTGTTCAACTTTATGGCAACCAACTCAACCTAAACTGGGCTCCCCATATCCAGATTTTTACGGTTGCACAAGGACGGATGCAAACCGATGTTCTGCCAGAATACATGCCTTCCGGCAAACGAGCCATCACCCTCGATCAACCAGGGGTAAACTTGGTTCAAAATGACCTCGTACTTCGCCTTGATCTCAGGAATTACTCCAACGATGAATTAGAAATATTCTTTGACTGGACCGACTTTGGAGAACAACCGAGTCCTGGTGACGGTGTATGGGTAAGAGGAAATGCCAACCATACCTGGACCCTGCTTTATGACTTGAGCTCTCGGCTCTACTCTTTTCCTGATGGCTATTGGCGATTTAGCGGCTACCTGGATTTGGATTCAGCTCTAAGAACTGTGGGAACTTCCGTTGATAGCACCTTTGAATTGAGAATGGGACAGAATGGTGGAAGTACTCAAAACACCGTATTAACCGGAGGTGGAATTAGTTGGGACAATATTGGCATTCAAAAAGTAACCCGCAACGATGCTTCCATTCATCAGGTTTTGCCGTTTTGCCAGGGATCTTCACCCGTTAAGGTAATTCTCAAAAACAAGGGAAGCGACACCCTCACTTCAGCTACCGTTGCATGGGCAGTGAATGGCTCACCCCAACCTGAATTAAGACTTAGTGGATTGCACTTACTCAAAGAGGAAGACACCGTAATTACGCTTGGCAACTTTAACTTCAGCGGTAGCAGCCCCTATACTATAGAAGCCCATATAGATTCAGTAAATCAAGGAATGGATTTACAACATTCCAACGACACCAGCCGATGGTTTCAAGCCACATCATCCCTATCGGGAAGTTATACGGTAGGTGCGGGAGGCGATTTCCCTCACCCAGACAGTGCCTTAAAAGAGCTTCAAATTCGCGGAAGTTGTGGTCCTGTGACCCTGCTCCTAATGGATTCTGTTTTTCAACACCAAATCAGCTTTGAAGATTTTCCTAAGGCCTCCCCAACGGATACTTTGCGTATAACCTCACATCCAGCCAACGCTAGGCCGTCAACACTTATGGGCACCCTATTTTTCCGAGGATTAGATGCCGTAAGAATTGACCATCTAAAGATAACAGCTTCCGATTCGCTCATTCATTTTCTGCACCCCACTCAACAGGTGGAGATCGACCACAATCAATTCGAATCCTTAGACACCAATCAGAGCTGGGCCAAGGGCATAGCCAACACCCTGTATATTCAAGTGGATCATCTTTCGATTCATCACAATGTTTTTAATCAGGTGGAAAACCCGGTGGCCATGCGCGGATTTCACAGTCCCGCCTTTTACCTTGCGAGCCATTGGGCCATAGATTCCAATGAAATCAATCAATTCAGAGGTCAAGGTCTACAGCTGAGAAACGTACACACGCTTCAGGTAAATGGCAACAAACTAAGTACGGCACAGAGCTTTTCAGGAGGAATCTACCTGACTTATGGTACGAAGGTGCAAATCAGTGGAAATAAAGTTCACTTGAGTCAACCCTCTCTCCTACTCAGCCTAAGCAATTGTAACTCCACAGGCAGAAATCAAACCGACAGTATTTTCATTGCTCACAACTCTTTTTGCGGAAGCAATGCCCTTGGCGAAGGACTTGGAAATGGGGTTCGGATAGAACACACTGAATTTGGAAGATTCGTCCATAATTCGGTCTACTGCTTTTCCGATGCCTTTAGAACCAATTCTGTTGGTCATTTTCAAATTGCCAACAACGTATGGGAAGTAGAGGATCAGCAATATGTACGTAGCGAAGTTGGAAACAAGTATTTTATTGACAACCGAAACAATGCCTACTGGGCCAAATCTTCTACCTGGAAAGGTGTTGATCCTGGTGTATACGACGCTTCAGCTATTTTTGACAATCCCTGGTTTGAAGATCCTGCGAAAGGAAACCTACTGCCCGGAAACCCGGCTTTAGATAGTTCGGGTGCTTCCATTCATGGAATCCAATGGGATATACTTGGACAGCCCTATACCCCTGGATTTTTGGATATAGGAGCCTACTCTTTTACGCCTTGCAGTCATGATATTCAGCTGCAATCCTTCTATTCGGAGTACAATTTCGTTCCACTTTCACAGCGGGCTCATTTACAAGCCCAGATTCAATCTTCTGGAAAAGACTCGGTTCATCAGGTTCACTGGTTTTTGAATCAAACGGGAAGTATCCATCAACGCAACTTAGGCAGCTTATCGTCGCGTCAGCAACGAAAAGTGGATACACTGATTTCCGGACCTTCGTCAGCAACTATGGGCCAATGGACAGCTTGGGTTAATACTTCTTCAGCCGATTGTCGACTTTACAACGATACCTTAACCACTAGGGTAAATTGGTCTGATTCTGCCCTTTCTCGACCAATGGATACCCTAAACCCACTCTATTTTTCCCTCATCAACCGATTGGGCCAAGAGTTTTATTTAACTGATAAAGACACGCTTACTGGAATTGGAATCTACCTGCGGTCCTACTTTCCGTTCGCAGCTCAAGTAGAAATCTGGGAGGCCAATGCTATGGGGCATCCAGGAACCCGAGTAGATACATCCAGAACCCAACAATTCGGCACATTGATGCATCCTACAGAGTCACATTTTTCTATGCGATGCGGCGGATTGGCTCTTGATACCGGAAAGTTTTTTGTCGTGCTCAAACTCGTTAATGGGCCGAGACCGGAGATTTTGGCTGGATCTCGCCTAATTCCAGATCGAACCATAATCGTAAATTGGGATTCATTGAACCAGACACCTCAGTATTCAAACGAGATTCAACACCAACGAATGGCCTTGGCCATGACAGCCTATCTGGGAACATCTCGTTTTCGCCAGAAGTCCGTTATTGACCAGGATTCCAGTGGCTTTTGCTGGGGGGACACGGCTCATTTACAGGTAAACTCAAATCATTACACCCACTGGAAATGGAGCACCGGGCATACTACCCCACAAGCCTGGACTACTCAACCTGGCTGGCATTCCGTCACGTTATTGGATTCCAATCACTGCCCTTTTTCTGATAGCATTTATGTGGATCGTCATCCCACACCCAATTTTAGCTTACACTTACCTGCTCTCCTCTGTTTCAATGATACCGGGCAAATTCGGGCACAAGTATCGCAGGGAAGTCCGCCCTTCACCTATTTCTGGAATGGACCTTCCGCTCCCACCACGCCACAAATGAATGGTGCTGGTGAAGGCAGTTATTCTCTGCTGATTAAAGATTCTATGAAGTGCGAGTACGATACTATCTTTCAACTCGCAGCTCCAGACTCTATTGAACTCCTATTCTCCAACCCTATAGACAAGGGAACGGCCAATGAACTGAGCGTATCTTCAAAAGGTGGAACCCGGCCTTTCCAATCCTGGGTATGGAACAATGGCGAGCAGGACAGTACGGCCCTCCAATTACCTTACGAGTGGGCGGTGGTTACGGTAACCGATGGCAATGGTTGTCAAATGAAGGATTCCATCAATTTGGCCTATCCCATGGGAATTGTGGAGTCTGAAGTGTCGTCCCAGGTCATTATGTATCCTAACCCAAGCACGGGTAAATTGCAATTAAAAGAATGGGTTCCAAGCCTCCAGATCTGGACTGTTTCGATCTTCTCCCTAAGTGGTCAATCCTTGATAAAGCAGAAATGGGATCCTCAATCCGAATCACTGCTTATTTTGGACCTTACCCGACTAAATCCAGGTAGCTATTGGGTAACCTTACAATCGTCATCCCAATTCCAGGCCTCCCCTTTGATTCTAAAGTAATTCTTGGCATTGGGCTTAGCCTTTCGACTATTCGCTCAACTGCCCTTCCAATTTCGAGACGAAAACTTTACAAATCGACCCCGGTGT is a window encoding:
- a CDS encoding T9SS type A sorting domain-containing protein, translated to MKIYLFILLLLAGGLKGYSQYTLPYFEDFEQAPAVQLYGNQLNLNWAPHIQIFTVAQGRMQTDVLPEYMPSGKRAITLDQPGVNLVQNDLVLRLDLRNYSNDELEIFFDWTDFGEQPSPGDGVWVRGNANHTWTLLYDLSSRLYSFPDGYWRFSGYLDLDSALRTVGTSVDSTFELRMGQNGGSTQNTVLTGGGISWDNIGIQKVTRNDASIHQVLPFCQGSSPVKVILKNKGSDTLTSATVAWAVNGSPQPELRLSGLHLLKEEDTVITLGNFNFSGSSPYTIEAHIDSVNQGMDLQHSNDTSRWFQATSSLSGSYTVGAGGDFPHPDSALKELQIRGSCGPVTLLLMDSVFQHQISFEDFPKASPTDTLRITSHPANARPSTLMGTLFFRGLDAVRIDHLKITASDSLIHFLHPTQQVEIDHNQFESLDTNQSWAKGIANTLYIQVDHLSIHHNVFNQVENPVAMRGFHSPAFYLASHWAIDSNEINQFRGQGLQLRNVHTLQVNGNKLSTAQSFSGGIYLTYGTKVQISGNKVHLSQPSLLLSLSNCNSTGRNQTDSIFIAHNSFCGSNALGEGLGNGVRIEHTEFGRFVHNSVYCFSDAFRTNSVGHFQIANNVWEVEDQQYVRSEVGNKYFIDNRNNAYWAKSSTWKGVDPGVYDASAIFDNPWFEDPAKGNLLPGNPALDSSGASIHGIQWDILGQPYTPGFLDIGAYSFTPCSHDIQLQSFYSEYNFVPLSQRAHLQAQIQSSGKDSVHQVHWFLNQTGSIHQRNLGSLSSRQQRKVDTLISGPSSATMGQWTAWVNTSSADCRLYNDTLTTRVNWSDSALSRPMDTLNPLYFSLINRLGQEFYLTDKDTLTGIGIYLRSYFPFAAQVEIWEANAMGHPGTRVDTSRTQQFGTLMHPTESHFSMRCGGLALDTGKFFVVLKLVNGPRPEILAGSRLIPDRTIIVNWDSLNQTPQYSNEIQHQRMALAMTAYLGTSRFRQKSVIDQDSSGFCWGDTAHLQVNSNHYTHWKWSTGHTTPQAWTTQPGWHSVTLLDSNHCPFSDSIYVDRHPTPNFSLHLPALLCFNDTGQIRAQVSQGSPPFTYFWNGPSAPTTPQMNGAGEGSYSLLIKDSMKCEYDTIFQLAAPDSIELLFSNPIDKGTANELSVSSKGGTRPFQSWVWNNGEQDSTALQLPYEWAVVTVTDGNGCQMKDSINLAYPMGIVESEVSSQVIMYPNPSTGKLQLKEWVPSLQIWTVSIFSLSGQSLIKQKWDPQSESLLILDLTRLNPGSYWVTLQSSSQFQASPLILK